CAAGTCGCCAacagtacaaaaaaattgaatgtagGCAGTATAGTAGTGGGTGTATTGCGCACTGTAGTTGTCAAATGAAACACATATTTTCATTCTCCATGCCGTATTAGGATTTACTATCActgaaaaaatgtcatttcCATCTGCAATACGCCTCGATTTAACGGACTAACACATTTCACTGATGGTTTCAATCACCGCACCACGTTTTATGGCCATAGTATTGTAACCAGGTTATTtcttttgaaattattcaTTCTTACATTTAAACTCccaatcatttatttttatactcatATCATCTGGATTGTAAATGTAagtctaaatatttatcaatttacacttaaattaattaaaaatttttaataaaaaaaaaactaaattatttttagaaaaaccAGAATACAAAAATGCATTTTTCAATTCCTGACACTCAAGAATTCATCGATGGATCCGGGAATTCTTTTGTGGTAAGCAATTACAGTAGATAagtatttttagataattagtcacaagatattattttttaacaagttaTGCAAAACCTTTATCTTTTCGTTCATTAAATAGCACATtattcatcatcattattattatttttagagttATAATATCCATATAAATGGACTCTTCCATTGCTCAGTAAGATACAAACAAATGTTGAATCTTCACGAGCAATTAGTGAAAGAAATAGACGTAACACTTCCAACATTTCCACCTAAAAAATTCTTCCCATTGACTGCCAATCAACAGGAAGACCGTCGCCTGTCATTGGAGAAATATATCCAGACAATTGGCCAAAATCCAGCGATAAATAATTCCGAGTTATTGAATGGATTCCTGCTGAACGCCCAGCAAGAAACGAGTGCTCGGGTGATGGAAAATGACGAGTTTGTTGTCTATCTAATGAATAATCAAGAGATAAAATTACAGGTATCGACCGGTGATAGCTCAACAAAAGTATTAGAGAAAATTTGCCGTCATCTGAATTTACCGCCTCAGTACGATTCATATTTCTCTTTGTTCATCATCGTTGAGAATGAGAATGGAGATGTCAATATTCTGCGAAAGCTGCATGACTTTGAGTCTCCTTCATTGACACGTgctaatgttaattttacaaacgTTCAAGTAGTTCTTGGTAAAGGCTACTGggacataaaaaatgatagtaaattaattagtgaCCCCGTAGCACTTAATTTGCTTTATATTCAAGCGGTTGCTGAAGTAAACCGCGGATGGATTTTAGTGCCAAATCCATTGCAAACTCATTTGCAAGattgttacaataaaaataataaaaatgagtatTTAAAATTGGTGAGTTCGTTTAAATATTATGGTTTTATACAATTTGCACCGTGCTATTGTGATTTTCCTCAGGCAAACACCAAAGTGCAAGTCGCTATTGGtagaaatgaattaaatttgcgtatttttatggaaaataaCGAAGAACATGAAGCAATATTTAAAGTAACGCGTATGCGATGTTGGCGAATCACTACACTCCAgaataatttcattgataaGAATAATAAAGAGGAGACTAATGACTACAGTTTAGAATTGTCATTTGAATATCTGGTTGCTAAAAATCAACTGCAGTGGATCACGATATCTTCAGACCAGTCGATACTGATGTCTGTGTGCCTTCAGAGTATGATCGATGAGTTGTTACTGAGACACGTAAGTAGtcctaaaaataatcaactGAGTGGAAAATCGTGGACTTATATTATGAGAGATGGTCACAGCAGAATCACCATGGGCTCTAATATTTCTCAAAGTGCTCCGGGTACGCCGACTATCAACAGTGATAGGGTACAAAAAGACAAATTTAATCAAGACTCTGGTGGAAGATCAGATGAtactgttattaaaaaattatctgagcGATTTTCAAATGCCAGAAATAAAAAGACAGATTGTAGAATGACAACTCGGTTAAAACAACCGAGTACGAGTAACTGTGATATCATGGAAAATAATGCATTTCATATGATAGGTGATGAAGatctttgaaataaaaattttgtacagatAAAGATTATTGTcgtcaattaaaataattattattgatatattatttgtaaagaaGATTTTTATAATGCACTAAAAAATATCGTAACTGCACTATTTTATCTAAAACATGACATATTCCATTTTATCAAAAGATATattatatcataaatattattattaatattaatgaatatgcaatttaatattgtattCGTCACGCTGCTCAAATCAcaatagattttatttatatattcttgtcgctattaataattatctcgTGGCCAGTTTATTTGCCGGTgcgtttattttaatattcagGAATAACATTTATGGAGGTGGGGTTCGGtcactttaatttattagttgatcaattattgtttattttatattacaaatttatttatacttttttctctTTGAGGAcgtaattttatagaaaatttttactggttaattatcaaatacgtattgttattaaatttttttgaataataatataataagaaaattattaatttaaattaaaataaacaaaccacaaaaattacacaatcgttaataaaataataattgtgcCAAAAGTGCtatttgacttaaaaaaaggaaaaaaaaaatagtgaaagAATATTCCAAGCCGTCCAACAGTTAAGAAttgaataattcatttttttaaatttatttattattattttgaaagaaacaaaattaattaacacatTATtatacaacaaataaatttattatatgatTAAATAACGTTTCTATTGTAagattatattacatattttataactaattaattttaaactcacTGTCATCAATTTATATACTTACgtaaatgatatttttcaaatatattttaacgttAGATCTAATTATAAGCATATTGTTATTATAGCATAAATTAATTACGAACAAagcattttattaataaaataaaaaagaaaaattgatttattttaatgaaattatattaaaaatgtcaattgtaCTAGTTCAATATATGTGATACATATCCTGACAAACTGTTATaatcaattgttaattataaacgttttttatttctattattattagtattattatattacgtaaatattatttgggcGTTAATAATGCATTTTTAGTAATAATCAGTGTTGGTAAAATTCCACTCATGTGTATTATAAATTCAAGGCCTCTCAATTAAGATTGtgcttttattttcaataattattattgtaattatcaaTAGTTTGTTATTACGAATTTtacttttgtatttaaatatatattatcatattttaagaaatatcgGGAAGTATTTCACAATTATTTAGAATGTGTTGttacaactatttttatttgacgagtaacatttttagataatttacAGGAAATTAGACTAAggaatatgataaaaattagtgGAGAATTGCCAACTctgtaatattatatatattaataatgtataagaaaaaaataattattgaatatattatttgcattatagattttaataataaaaagtaaacatttacaataagtaaaaaaaaaaagatttaaaattaatgctgaagtttatatataatatatgatgtaaaataattaacgcCAAAATTATGCTCGTTAACAGAAATATCAACAGATTTATACAttaatatgtaaataaataaatgatgcCTTTCAAATATTGTTCAAACATACATGATCTTCCTTgcaatttcatttattaaaagtgacaaattgttaaaataaaaatacttaaagtAACTGGAGTTAATTATCAACCATTAAAtggtataaatttaattttttcaaaaaaaaaaaaagttattcatTATTGACTCCAAtattctataaataataataataataatgtataatacaattaaaaatgtcagatattaaaaaatgtcatgatTCGtggtgaaataaaataaaaataattttttagaataaataaaaaatgtacgCGCATATTTAATTACtgtaaaatctttttttatcatttaagtTGAGTAAAGTATATTCTATAGAAATAGaaggtaattaattattattgttttaattaatataattaacgtAATTAATTACTCGTctgtatacttttttttttattatatggCAACATTACTTGGTcaattaaatacttaattaCGGTCTAAATGTGTATTGTTTGAcgtcattattaatttaaaattcagatCTTGTATTGcgttcattatttattattatttctatatcaaaaatatgtattattacTTTGTACGATTACTGACTAAATAATCGTGTTTCAAGATTATATCAGTTCTGGCTATTAACtgttacttattatttttcaattatgcaGGATAGCTTTTAATTGTCAATTAATAAACTCCATATGCCCACAGAAGTTATTGTAACTgcaatactcaaaataatcaataataataataattatatcagtattaataataaaataaaataaaacgtgctatcaattaattaattagcagCGTTAAGTAACAAGtctttaataatgataactgtaataattattgctattattattaattattttaataataactttgcaaaataatattttgttgtcaagaatatttttttctttccacgaaattatttttatttttaatgcatAAGCATATTTTGACAAACTatactgttttttatttttgcatctatcagcaaaattttaataaattttaaatagctcaagtaacatttttttttctttatttttctttttgataataataataaactgaaTAATAACGCATAAATGCCTTAAATAGGAAGACTAATTTctaggtttttttttctttctttcctttttaattattatcataatgaATCAACTTGtgtatattgttattttttacatgtgcATCTTTAAACATCTcaaatagttttattataagttaaagtaagataaattttaatattttattaataattgtggGAAAACGTATTGATATATAATGAATTTAGTTGTAAAAGTGAAGacttaagatttttattttattatattctattgatttttattaaattatttggcaagtaaatttgattattaattcaattatttaaaaatttatggaaaaataatatattgtaTTACCGTCTATATCACTAGAGCTTAATTATTCATATCAAGGTTTAAGACTTGAcac
Above is a genomic segment from Cotesia glomerata isolate CgM1 unplaced genomic scaffold, MPM_Cglom_v2.3 scaffold_27, whole genome shotgun sequence containing:
- the LOC123274259 gene encoding sorting nexin-17 isoform X1; amino-acid sequence: MHFSIPDTQEFIDGSGNSFVSYNIHINGLFHCSVRYKQMLNLHEQLVKEIDVTLPTFPPKKFFPLTANQQEDRRLSLEKYIQTIGQNPAINNSELLNGFLLNAQQETSARVMENDEFVVYLMNNQEIKLQVSTGDSSTKVLEKICRHLNLPPQYDSYFSLFIIVENENGDVNILRKLHDFESPSLTRANVNFTNVQVVLGKGYWDIKNDSKLISDPVALNLLYIQAVAEVNRGWILVPNPLQTHLQDCYNKNNKNEYLKLVSSFKYYGFIQFAPCYCDFPQANTKVQVAIGRNELNLRIFMENNEEHEAIFKVTRMRCWRITTLQNNFIDKNNKEETNDYSLELSFEYLVAKNQLQWITISSDQSILMSVCLQSMIDELLLRHVSSPKNNQLSGKSWTYIMRDGHSRITMGSNISQSAPGTPTINSDRVQKDKFNQDSGGRSDDTVIKKLSERFSNARNKKTDCRMTTRLKQPSTSNCDIMENNAFHMIGDEDL
- the LOC123274259 gene encoding sorting nexin-17 isoform X2; this translates as MHFSIPDTQEFIDGSGNSFVSYNIHINGLFHCSVRYKQMLNLHEQLVKEIDVTLPTFPPKKFFPLTANQQEDRRLSLEKYIQTIGQNPAINNSELLNGFLLNAQQETSARVMENDEFVVYLMNNQEIKLQVSTGDSSTKVLEKICRHLNLPPQYDSYFSLFIIVENENGDVNILRKLHDFESPSLTRANVNFTNVQVVLGKGYWDIKNDSKLISDPVALNLLYIQAVAEVNRGWILVPNPLQTHLQDCYNKNNKNEYLKLANTKVQVAIGRNELNLRIFMENNEEHEAIFKVTRMRCWRITTLQNNFIDKNNKEETNDYSLELSFEYLVAKNQLQWITISSDQSILMSVCLQSMIDELLLRHVSSPKNNQLSGKSWTYIMRDGHSRITMGSNISQSAPGTPTINSDRVQKDKFNQDSGGRSDDTVIKKLSERFSNARNKKTDCRMTTRLKQPSTSNCDIMENNAFHMIGDEDL